One window of the Agrobacterium larrymoorei genome contains the following:
- a CDS encoding cysteine desulfurase-like protein, translating to MNSKPSLDMEFVRKQFPGLARGWAFFDNAGGSQILQGAIDRINSFLIERNVQIGGSYEVSQKAAEALYEARTAAMHLVNAKRPEEIIFGNSTTALLQNLARAMQSQLSPGDEIIVTVSDHESNIGPWDRLKSAGVIIKFWPLNKETLTLDLADLQPLMSERTRLVCVTHVSNILGSINPVREIADFVHARGARLCVDAVAYAPHRLVDVQEFDADYYVFSLYKTYGPHYALMYGKYDYLLELDTLYHYFYGKDKVPGKLEPGNPNYELAFSTCGIVDYLTKLGEQAGDTGSVRSRIATAFSAITAQEDALTERLLSYLRSRNDCQIVGQSHNGDSSRVPTIAFRFDGRDAAEICRAMDEHKIAMRFGDFHSRRLAEYLGLTDHGGMLRVSMVHYNTLEEVDRFTQALDQILSGETGFAKAS from the coding sequence ATGAACAGTAAACCATCGCTCGATATGGAATTCGTGCGCAAGCAATTCCCCGGTTTGGCAAGAGGCTGGGCCTTTTTCGACAATGCTGGCGGCTCGCAGATCCTGCAGGGAGCAATCGATCGCATCAACAGCTTCCTGATCGAGCGCAATGTCCAGATCGGTGGTTCCTATGAGGTATCGCAGAAGGCTGCGGAAGCATTGTATGAGGCGCGTACCGCAGCCATGCACCTCGTCAACGCGAAGAGGCCCGAAGAAATCATCTTTGGAAATTCGACAACGGCGCTTTTGCAGAATCTGGCGCGCGCCATGCAAAGCCAGCTTAGTCCCGGCGACGAAATCATCGTAACCGTGAGCGACCATGAATCGAATATCGGGCCTTGGGATCGCTTGAAATCGGCCGGTGTCATAATCAAGTTCTGGCCGCTCAACAAGGAGACTTTGACCCTTGATCTGGCAGATCTTCAACCCCTGATGTCGGAGCGCACCAGACTTGTCTGTGTAACGCATGTCTCGAACATTCTTGGATCGATCAACCCGGTGCGCGAGATCGCCGACTTCGTTCATGCGCGCGGTGCCCGGCTATGTGTGGATGCCGTAGCGTACGCACCCCACCGTCTCGTTGACGTGCAGGAATTTGATGCGGATTACTACGTCTTCAGTCTCTACAAGACGTACGGTCCTCATTACGCGCTCATGTATGGGAAATACGATTATCTCCTCGAGCTCGATACGCTGTACCACTACTTCTACGGCAAGGACAAAGTTCCGGGGAAGCTTGAACCCGGCAATCCCAATTACGAGCTTGCCTTTTCCACCTGTGGCATCGTTGACTATCTCACGAAGCTTGGGGAACAGGCGGGCGACACAGGCAGCGTTCGCAGTCGTATCGCGACAGCGTTCAGTGCAATCACTGCGCAGGAAGATGCACTGACCGAGAGGCTGTTGTCCTACCTGCGCTCACGAAATGACTGCCAGATCGTGGGGCAGAGTCATAATGGAGACAGTTCCCGCGTTCCTACGATTGCCTTCCGCTTCGATGGCCGGGACGCAGCCGAGATATGCAGGGCGATGGATGAGCACAAGATCGCGATGCGGTTCGGCGACTTTCACTCGCGTCGGTTGGCCGAGTATCTCGGGCTCACCGACCATGGTGGGATGCTCAGAGTTTCTATGGTGCACTACAATACTTTAGAAGAAGTCGATCGCTTCACGCAGGCTCTTGACCAAATTCTTTCCGGCGAAACAGGTTTTGCAAAAGCGAGTTGA